The following proteins are co-located in the Micromonospora coriariae genome:
- a CDS encoding glycoside hydrolase family 13 protein, with amino-acid sequence MSTADSSPWWRGAVIYQVYPRSFADGNGDGVGDIAGIRSRLNHLSALGIDAIWFSPWYPSPMADAGYDVSDYRDIDPVFGTLAEAEALISEAHALGIRTIVDVVPNHCSDAHPWFQAALAGGPGAPERDLFWFRPGRGPNGDQRPTDWVGEFGGPTWTRTTNPDGTPGDWYLHLFAPEQPDFNWDHPTVRAEFEDILRFWFDRGVDGIRIDSAGLLVKDGTLPEVRPDQPHPFRDLDGVHDVYRGWRRVADEYPGDRALIGEVWMPDRQRFANYLRPDELHAAFNFDFLGCAWDASALRESIDGTLSAHAPVGAPATWVLSNHDVTRHVTRYGRADTTFSFAAKREGIPTDLELGTRRARAAALLSLSLPGAAYIYQGEELGLWEVEDIPYALRQDPMWERSGRIDPGRDGCRVPLPWAGDEPPFEFSPDGAAAPWLPQPADWKDRTAQAQTGDSASMLELYRAAIQIRRADPALGDGEMSWLPAPDGVLAFSRGGGFRCLVNLTDAPVPLPGDGDLLLASGPLDEGLLPSDTAVWLRTAEAADEPRATNRPGLT; translated from the coding sequence GTGTCCACAGCAGACAGCAGTCCGTGGTGGCGTGGAGCGGTGATCTACCAGGTGTATCCGCGTAGCTTCGCCGACGGCAACGGCGACGGCGTCGGCGACATCGCGGGCATCCGGTCCCGGCTGAATCACCTGTCCGCGCTTGGCATCGACGCGATCTGGTTCAGTCCCTGGTACCCCTCCCCGATGGCCGACGCCGGCTACGACGTGTCCGACTACCGGGACATCGACCCCGTCTTCGGCACTCTCGCCGAGGCGGAGGCGCTGATCTCGGAGGCACACGCGCTCGGCATCCGCACCATCGTCGACGTGGTGCCCAACCACTGCTCGGACGCGCACCCGTGGTTCCAGGCCGCGCTCGCCGGCGGGCCCGGCGCGCCGGAGCGGGACCTGTTCTGGTTCCGCCCGGGCCGAGGTCCGAACGGCGACCAGCGGCCCACCGACTGGGTCGGTGAGTTCGGCGGCCCGACCTGGACCCGGACCACCAACCCGGACGGCACCCCCGGCGACTGGTACCTGCACCTGTTCGCTCCCGAACAGCCGGACTTCAACTGGGACCACCCCACGGTGCGAGCCGAGTTCGAGGACATCCTGCGGTTCTGGTTCGACCGGGGCGTGGACGGCATTCGGATCGACTCGGCCGGGCTGCTGGTCAAGGACGGGACGCTGCCCGAGGTCCGCCCGGACCAGCCGCACCCGTTCCGTGACCTCGACGGGGTGCACGACGTCTACCGGGGCTGGCGGCGGGTCGCCGACGAGTACCCCGGCGACCGGGCCCTGATCGGTGAGGTGTGGATGCCGGACCGGCAGCGGTTCGCCAACTACCTGCGTCCCGACGAGCTGCACGCCGCGTTCAACTTCGACTTCCTCGGCTGCGCCTGGGACGCCTCGGCCCTGCGCGAGAGCATCGACGGGACGCTGAGCGCGCACGCGCCGGTCGGCGCGCCGGCCACCTGGGTGCTCTCCAACCACGACGTCACCCGGCACGTGACCCGCTACGGCCGGGCGGACACCACGTTCAGCTTCGCCGCCAAGCGCGAGGGGATCCCCACCGACCTGGAGTTGGGCACCCGCCGCGCTCGGGCCGCCGCGCTGTTGTCGCTGTCGCTGCCCGGCGCCGCCTACATCTACCAGGGCGAGGAGCTGGGGCTCTGGGAGGTCGAGGACATCCCGTACGCGCTGCGCCAGGACCCGATGTGGGAACGCTCCGGCCGGATCGACCCCGGTCGGGACGGCTGCCGCGTGCCGCTGCCGTGGGCCGGTGACGAGCCCCCGTTCGAGTTCAGCCCCGACGGCGCCGCAGCGCCATGGCTGCCCCAGCCGGCCGACTGGAAGGACCGCACGGCCCAGGCGCAGACCGGCGACTCTGCCTCGATGTTGGAGCTGTACCGGGCGGCGATCCAGATCCGGCGGGCCGACCCGGCGCTCGGCGACGGCGAGATGAGCTGGCTGCCCGCCCCGGACGGCGTGCTCGCCTTCAGCCGTGGCGGTGGCTTCCGCTGCCTGGTCAACCTCACCGACGCACCGGTGCCGCTGCCCGGTGACGGGGACCTGCTGCTGGCCAGCGGGCCACTCGACGAGGGCCTGCTGCCGTCGGACACCGCCGTCTGGCTGCGTACCGCCGAAGCCGCGGACGAGCCGCGCGCGACGAACAGACCCGGCCTGACCTGA
- a CDS encoding carbohydrate ABC transporter permease, whose translation MAQDSGTRTLISHAQLRRGRGRFIYWALLTVVVVGFTLVFLGPLYWMVTGALKSGQEIAQTPPSLFPEDPQPQNYIDAWNNLALAKLLFNTFYYAAGAVVFQLVLDTAAAYSLSKLRPMFGNVILALMLATLMIPAMVLIVPQYVTVIDLPILHINLLDSPFAIWLPLVANAFNIFLLKRFFDSIPEELMSAALVDGATPLRTLWSIILPMSRPILGVVSIFAVTAVWKDFLWPKLVMPSPETRTVSVGIYAFAGGTPMNVVIAASVIAAIPTVIVFLIFQRNIMSGLTTGSLKG comes from the coding sequence ATGGCACAGGACTCCGGCACCCGGACCCTCATCTCTCACGCGCAGCTCCGCCGTGGGCGCGGCAGGTTCATCTACTGGGCTCTGCTCACCGTCGTCGTCGTGGGCTTCACGCTCGTCTTCCTCGGGCCGCTCTACTGGATGGTCACCGGCGCGCTCAAGTCCGGTCAGGAGATCGCCCAGACTCCGCCGTCGCTGTTTCCGGAGGACCCGCAGCCGCAGAACTACATCGACGCCTGGAACAACCTGGCCCTCGCCAAGCTGCTGTTCAACACGTTCTACTACGCGGCCGGCGCGGTGGTGTTCCAGCTCGTCCTCGACACCGCCGCCGCGTACTCCCTGTCCAAACTGCGGCCGATGTTCGGCAACGTGATCCTCGCCCTGATGCTGGCGACGCTGATGATTCCGGCGATGGTGCTCATCGTCCCGCAGTACGTGACCGTGATCGACCTGCCGATCCTGCACATCAACCTGCTCGACTCGCCGTTCGCGATCTGGCTGCCCCTGGTCGCGAACGCTTTCAACATCTTCCTGCTGAAGCGGTTCTTCGACTCGATTCCCGAGGAGCTGATGTCCGCCGCCCTGGTGGACGGGGCGACGCCGCTGCGCACGCTGTGGTCGATCATCCTGCCGATGTCGCGTCCGATCCTCGGCGTAGTCTCGATCTTCGCCGTGACGGCGGTCTGGAAGGACTTCCTGTGGCCGAAGCTGGTCATGCCGTCGCCCGAGACCCGGACCGTCAGCGTCGGCATCTACGCCTTCGCGGGTGGCACGCCCATGAACGTGGTCATCGCCGCGTCGGTCATCGCCGCGATCCCGACCGTCATCGTCTTCCTGATCTTCCAGCGGAACATCATGTCCGGTCTGACCACAGGCAGCCTCAAGGGATAA
- a CDS encoding carbohydrate ABC transporter permease — protein sequence MAITTVPGTTRKPGRPTPPHTGPQRTSLGRKVRDNLTGHAFLIGAVLCFVVFSWYPMVRGIVMSFQRTRRGETTWVGWDNYSRIIADPSFWPAWQNTLYFTLLALVLGYAVPFFVAILLNEFRHAKGYLRILVYLPVMLPPASALYLFKFYAYDPSEAGLFNAILKALHLPTSQWMQSPEMTMPAMVLASTWMNMGGAVLIYLASLQNIPGELYEAAELDGAGIWKRIRHVTIPQTRLILALLAMIQIVATMQLFIEPLILANGAGAEDSATSVAYLIYQHGFFQNDLNGAAALGVLMLVVLAGFSAAYLRLSAKQD from the coding sequence TTGGCGATCACCACCGTCCCGGGTACCACCAGAAAGCCGGGACGTCCCACGCCGCCCCACACCGGGCCGCAACGTACGAGCCTCGGCCGCAAGGTGCGGGACAACCTCACCGGTCACGCGTTCCTGATCGGGGCGGTGCTCTGCTTCGTCGTCTTCTCCTGGTACCCGATGGTCCGCGGCATCGTGATGAGCTTCCAGCGCACGCGACGCGGCGAGACCACCTGGGTGGGCTGGGACAACTACTCCCGCATCATCGCCGACCCCAGCTTCTGGCCCGCCTGGCAGAACACGCTCTACTTCACACTGCTCGCGCTCGTCCTCGGGTACGCGGTGCCGTTCTTCGTGGCGATCCTGCTCAACGAGTTCCGCCACGCCAAGGGGTACCTGCGGATCCTGGTCTACCTGCCGGTGATGCTGCCGCCGGCCTCGGCGCTGTACCTCTTCAAGTTCTACGCGTACGACCCCAGCGAGGCGGGCCTCTTCAACGCGATCCTCAAGGCGCTGCACCTGCCCACGTCTCAGTGGATGCAGTCCCCCGAGATGACGATGCCGGCGATGGTGCTCGCGTCGACCTGGATGAACATGGGCGGCGCCGTGCTGATCTACCTGGCGTCGCTGCAGAACATCCCGGGCGAACTCTACGAGGCTGCCGAGCTCGACGGCGCCGGGATCTGGAAGCGGATCCGGCACGTCACGATCCCGCAGACCCGGCTGATCCTCGCGCTCCTGGCGATGATCCAGATCGTCGCCACGATGCAGCTCTTCATCGAGCCGCTGATCCTCGCCAACGGCGCGGGCGCGGAGGATTCCGCGACCTCCGTGGCGTACCTCATCTACCAGCACGGCTTCTTCCAGAACGACCTCAACGGCGCCGCGGCGCTCGGCGTGCTCATGCTCGTGGTGCTGGCCGGCTTCTCCGCCGCCTACCTGCGGTTGAGCGCGAAACAGGACTAG
- a CDS encoding ABC transporter substrate-binding protein, translating to MSVPQYRKAAALALVAGLGFSLTACSTKSDDKDTSAGGKVTITVDCQPVGAQKELLKNWNDDVAEFQRLNPNIVIKSVSVGEQCNNPPDFTARLAGGTVTDVFYGYMTDLQQVLDSGQAMDITSQVSKDTIPTWDGVDPALKGVFTDGGKLYAVPVKNYSMGLVYNKVLFQQAGLDVNNPPKTWADVRAAAKKISALGNGIAGYSEYSAGNTGGWHFTSLLYSQGGQVLTPDGKKADFNNPMGKQVLQNIKDMRYGDNSMGARQLLQWGDLLTNAGAGKVGMFIGAPDATQAIVSQFQGKFQDWAMAPLPGQDGAAKGTLGGGEGYFFKKDLTPEQVKAGLKWIAYQKLTPGKGQFDYVRAKPQNYPVGLPQPLLFANGSDAQKQELELRKANANVDTANFALFEATPVPIKGEPRNAQAIYAVLDAAMSGVLTNPNSNIDALLKTAEEKVNQLLAAES from the coding sequence ATGTCCGTACCGCAATACCGAAAGGCTGCGGCGTTAGCGCTCGTGGCCGGCCTGGGGTTCAGCCTCACGGCATGCTCCACGAAGAGCGACGACAAGGACACGAGCGCAGGCGGCAAGGTCACCATCACGGTCGACTGCCAGCCCGTCGGCGCTCAGAAAGAGCTGTTGAAGAACTGGAACGATGATGTCGCCGAGTTCCAGCGGCTGAACCCGAACATCGTCATCAAGAGCGTGAGCGTCGGCGAGCAGTGCAACAACCCGCCGGACTTCACCGCCCGCCTCGCCGGCGGCACAGTCACCGACGTGTTCTACGGGTACATGACCGATCTCCAGCAGGTGCTCGACTCCGGTCAGGCCATGGACATCACCTCGCAGGTCAGCAAGGACACCATCCCCACCTGGGACGGCGTCGACCCGGCGCTCAAGGGCGTCTTCACCGACGGCGGCAAGCTCTACGCCGTCCCGGTGAAGAACTACTCGATGGGTCTGGTCTACAACAAGGTCCTGTTCCAGCAGGCCGGGCTCGACGTCAACAACCCGCCGAAGACCTGGGCCGACGTCCGGGCCGCCGCCAAGAAGATCTCCGCGCTCGGCAACGGCATCGCGGGCTACTCGGAGTACAGCGCCGGCAACACCGGCGGCTGGCACTTCACCTCCCTGCTCTACTCGCAGGGCGGCCAGGTGCTGACCCCGGATGGCAAGAAGGCCGACTTCAACAACCCCATGGGTAAGCAGGTCCTGCAGAACATCAAGGACATGCGGTACGGCGACAACAGCATGGGTGCCCGTCAGCTGCTCCAGTGGGGCGACCTGCTGACCAACGCCGGCGCCGGCAAGGTCGGCATGTTCATCGGCGCGCCGGACGCCACCCAGGCGATCGTCAGCCAGTTCCAGGGCAAGTTCCAGGACTGGGCGATGGCCCCGCTGCCCGGCCAGGACGGCGCGGCGAAGGGGACGCTCGGTGGTGGCGAGGGCTACTTCTTCAAGAAGGACCTCACCCCCGAGCAGGTCAAGGCCGGTCTGAAGTGGATCGCGTACCAGAAGCTCACCCCGGGCAAGGGTCAGTTCGACTACGTCCGGGCCAAGCCGCAGAACTACCCGGTGGGTCTGCCCCAGCCGCTGCTCTTCGCCAACGGCAGCGACGCGCAGAAGCAGGAGCTCGAACTGCGTAAGGCCAACGCGAACGTCGACACGGCGAACTTCGCGCTCTTCGAGGCGACCCCGGTGCCGATCAAGGGTGAGCCGCGCAACGCACAGGCGATCTACGCGGTGCTCGACGCCGCGATGTCCGGTGTGCTGACGAACCCGAACTCGAACATCGACGCGCTGCTCAAGACGGCCGAGGAGAAGGTCAACCAGCTCCTGGCTGCCGAGAGCTGA
- a CDS encoding LacI family DNA-binding transcriptional regulator, which yields MTKRLTEVAKKAGVSEATVSRVLNGRDGVSAATRTAVLTALDVLGYERPTKLRGERARLVGLVLPELQNPIFPALAEVVTGSLAQRGYTPALCARTIGGVSEMDYVEMLLDHQVSGVIFAGGSYALADARHDHYRRLTDRGLPVVLVNAGVDELGFPRVSTDDAVAVEQAYGHLRSLGHERIGMVLGPEGHVPSRRKLDAMIRAAGWTDDTEYVERSSFSMEGARVAATKLVERGVTGIICASDVLALGTIRAARRLGRVVPTDVSVVGYDDSAFMTCTDPPLTTVRQPIETMGQAAVDLLVTQIEGAGVLQDELLFEPELVVRGSTAPAPGR from the coding sequence GTGACCAAGCGGTTGACTGAAGTTGCCAAGAAGGCGGGCGTCAGCGAGGCCACCGTCAGCCGGGTGCTCAACGGTCGGGACGGAGTCTCCGCGGCGACCCGGACGGCCGTGCTGACCGCGTTGGACGTGCTCGGCTACGAGCGGCCGACCAAGTTGCGCGGCGAGCGTGCCCGGCTGGTCGGGCTGGTGTTGCCCGAGTTGCAGAACCCGATCTTCCCGGCGCTCGCCGAGGTGGTCACCGGATCGCTCGCCCAGCGTGGCTACACCCCGGCGCTCTGCGCCCGCACCATCGGTGGCGTCTCCGAGATGGACTACGTGGAGATGCTCCTCGACCACCAGGTCTCCGGGGTGATCTTCGCCGGTGGCTCGTACGCTTTGGCCGACGCGCGGCACGACCACTACCGGCGGCTGACCGACCGGGGCCTGCCGGTGGTGCTGGTGAACGCGGGAGTGGACGAGCTGGGCTTCCCCCGGGTCTCCACCGACGACGCGGTGGCGGTGGAGCAGGCGTACGGGCACCTGCGCTCGCTGGGGCACGAGCGGATCGGGATGGTGCTCGGCCCGGAGGGGCACGTGCCGTCCCGACGCAAGCTGGACGCGATGATCCGCGCCGCGGGCTGGACCGACGACACGGAGTACGTCGAGCGCTCCAGCTTCTCCATGGAGGGGGCGCGGGTCGCCGCCACGAAGCTGGTGGAGCGTGGCGTCACCGGGATCATCTGCGCCAGCGACGTGCTGGCACTGGGCACCATCCGGGCCGCGCGCCGCCTGGGTCGTGTGGTGCCGACCGACGTGTCGGTGGTGGGTTACGACGACTCGGCCTTCATGACGTGCACCGATCCGCCGTTGACCACCGTGCGACAGCCGATCGAGACGATGGGGCAGGCCGCCGTGGACCTGCTGGTCACCCAGATCGAGGGCGCCGGCGTACTGCAGGACGAGTTGCTCTTCGAGCCCGAGCTGGTGGTACGCGGTTCCACCGCCCCCGCGCCGGGCCGCTGA
- a CDS encoding dihydrolipoyl dehydrogenase family protein — translation MAEPELVDVVVVGLGVGGEEVAGRLAEAGLSVVGVERDLVGGECPYWGCIPSKMMIRAANALAEARRVDGLAGTAQVQPDWAPVAKRIREEATDTWDDTVAVRRLTARGGRFVRGSGRLDGPGRVRVGDQVFQARHGIVLGTGTRPSVPPIEGLADTPYWTNHQAIEVEQLPESLLVLGGGAIGLELSQVFARFGVRVTVVEALDRVLAVEEPEASEAAAAALRADGVEIHTGVRAERVEHDGSRFTLHGVGGAEFTADRLLVVTGRRAHLDELGLDTVGVDAAQRYLPVDDRLHVTDGIWAVGDVTGEGAFTHIAMYQAAIVIADVLAQARQANAGPDASGTASVVGGAMGAASSLGASGSSGSAGSVPRADYRALPRVTFTDPEVGAVGLTERQARERGINVQVGFTKLGSSTRGWIHRVGDEEFIKLIADADQGVLIGATSVGPAGGEVLSALVVAVHAAVPLSQLRHMIYAYPTFHRAIEDALRNLR, via the coding sequence GTGGCGGAGCCGGAGCTGGTGGATGTGGTCGTGGTCGGGCTCGGGGTCGGCGGCGAGGAGGTGGCCGGACGGCTCGCCGAGGCCGGCCTGAGCGTCGTCGGCGTCGAACGGGACCTGGTCGGCGGGGAGTGCCCGTACTGGGGCTGCATCCCGAGCAAGATGATGATCAGAGCAGCCAACGCGCTCGCCGAGGCACGTCGGGTCGACGGGCTGGCTGGTACGGCGCAGGTTCAGCCGGACTGGGCGCCGGTGGCGAAGCGGATCCGCGAGGAGGCCACCGACACCTGGGACGACACGGTCGCGGTGCGGCGGTTGACGGCTCGCGGTGGCCGGTTCGTGCGGGGCAGCGGCCGACTCGACGGTCCGGGCCGGGTCCGGGTGGGCGACCAGGTGTTTCAGGCCCGGCACGGGATCGTGCTGGGCACCGGCACCCGACCGTCGGTGCCACCGATCGAAGGTCTGGCCGACACTCCGTACTGGACCAACCACCAGGCGATCGAGGTCGAGCAGCTGCCAGAGTCGCTGCTGGTGCTCGGCGGCGGCGCCATCGGGTTGGAGCTGTCGCAGGTCTTCGCACGGTTCGGGGTGCGGGTCACGGTGGTGGAGGCGCTGGACCGGGTGCTGGCCGTCGAGGAACCGGAGGCGTCCGAGGCGGCCGCCGCGGCGCTGCGCGCCGACGGCGTGGAGATCCACACGGGGGTACGAGCTGAGCGGGTCGAGCACGACGGGAGCCGGTTCACCCTGCACGGCGTCGGCGGGGCGGAGTTCACCGCCGACCGGCTGCTGGTGGTGACCGGCCGCCGGGCACACCTGGACGAGTTGGGGCTGGACACGGTCGGCGTGGACGCCGCCCAGCGCTACCTGCCGGTGGACGATCGGTTGCACGTCACCGATGGCATCTGGGCGGTCGGTGACGTGACCGGCGAGGGTGCGTTCACCCACATCGCCATGTACCAGGCGGCGATCGTGATCGCGGACGTGCTGGCCCAGGCCCGGCAGGCGAACGCGGGGCCGGACGCCAGCGGCACCGCCAGCGTGGTCGGCGGCGCGATGGGCGCGGCCAGTTCGCTGGGCGCGAGCGGGTCGAGCGGATCCGCGGGCAGTGTGCCGCGCGCCGACTACCGTGCGCTGCCCCGGGTCACCTTCACCGACCCCGAGGTCGGCGCGGTCGGGCTGACCGAGCGGCAGGCCCGGGAGCGCGGCATCAACGTGCAGGTCGGGTTCACCAAGCTGGGAAGCTCGACCCGGGGCTGGATCCACCGGGTCGGCGACGAGGAGTTCATCAAGCTGATCGCGGACGCCGACCAGGGCGTGCTGATCGGTGCGACCTCGGTCGGCCCGGCGGGCGGCGAGGTGCTCTCCGCGCTGGTGGTGGCGGTGCACGCGGCCGTGCCGCTGAGCCAGCTCCGGCACATGATCTACGCCTATCCGACGTTCCACCGGGCCATCGAGGATGCCCTGCGCAACCTGCGGTGA